The Herminiimonas arsenitoxidans sequence GGACTCGCGCGCCGACTGGATTCAGAACATGAGGCCCATCACCAAATCATGGAATGTCTGGGCGAGATGATCTGGACCTCGCAGCGCAGCGGCCTGCCACCCGATGGTGCTGCTTATATCGAGTGCATCAACAAGCGCCGCTGAACAGGCTGAAAATGCAAAAAAGCCACGGAGACCGTGGCTTTTTTATTGAGCGAAACTGCTTCGCGTTCTTATTTACGCAGTACCAAGGTAGTTGGCAGGCTGTGCAAATAAGCAGCGATATTGTCGATATCCTGGCTCGACAATGCGCTAGACAGCGGTCCCATGATGGCATTGCTGCGACCGTTGGACACTCCGTTGCCGCGCTTGTAGGCAACCAGCGCATGCTTCAGGTAATCCTTAGGTTGACCAGCCAGTTTTGGATAAGCCGGATCAATTGGTGTATTGAAATCAGCGCCGTGGCACGCTGCACAATTGAACTTGGCAACAGCTGCTTTACCAGCGTCGATCTTGCTTTCAGCCGATGCGTTGAACGAAACAACTGCCGACAGCGATACGACAGCCAATGCTAGAATTTTTTTCATATTGGGCTCCCGTTATTTCTGCTGTGTGTAGTAAGCAGCGACGTCTGCAATATCCTGATCCGACAGACTCTCTGCAATACCGCGCATCGATGGGTGATTACGGTCGCCTTTTTTGTAAGCATGCAAAGCGCTCACAATATACTTCTCCGACTGCCCACCTATCATAGGCACTTGGTAAACCTCAGGAAAAGTCGCTTTGTAGCCCGGAATGCCATGGCACCCGATACACATCGACACCTTGTTGGCACCTGCCTTGGCATCACCAACGATTTCCGCTGCGGTAGCGATGTTGACCACACCCGCGAGCGCGAGAAGCGCAAATAGTTTTTTCATGATAGCTGTGGGTAAGTAGGACGAAAACTGCGGGTGGCGTGGCTGAGAACAGCTCTTTTTATATAGTGAAATTATTACTTCGCCACACCAAAACCGCTCGATTCTACCCCAAGACTCTGGGACAGTCCACGCTCAATCGCGGCAGCGTGGACAGTATCCGACAAAGCAATTTACTCATCCCTGCGAGGCCGCTCTGGTGCTTGTTCTTCCTCTTTTTGCGTATCGTCTTCTAGCTGTGCAACAGGTACCGGACTCTCCGGCTGTGTCGGCCAAAAGAAAATATACGGCGTCAGCGTAAAGCGTCGCAACATCGCGCGGAACACCAGACGCCGCACGCGTTTAGGCACATCACGTGCACGTAAAGCCAGTGCCAGCGCGCAGCCAAATGCCACGCCCACATTCAGCAAGCCGATCGCAACTATGCCCACGCATGCCAGCCAGAATTGCGGCGTCGCCATTACTTCCCAGCCGATACTGCTGACCGCTGCAGCCAAGGTTGCTGTCGACAACGTGACATGCCGCACATCCAGTGGCAGACCGAAGAAATGTGCAATCACCGGCACCATACCAAGCAAAATCGCCAACGACACATTACCGACGATGCCGGAAATATTGTGCTCCAGCCAGTTTGCCCAGCGCTCTGCACGCGCAGGTCCCAATGCATGTACCAAACGCCGATGGTAGGTGATGGAGTCCTTCAAACGACGCAAGGCAAACCAATTATCGGCAAAACCCGCAATCAAACTCGCCAGCCACAACAGCAAACCGGTGAAGGCCGCGAACAAAGGTGTCACACTAATCACCGAGAGCGAAGCGATAGTAGCGTGCGCCTTGTGCGTATCCATGACCGGCTTACCCGTCATGAACAAAATAGCGAAGGACAAGCCGACGATAACCGGCGCAACCGCCAGCAAGTTACCAAAGACCGCCGCCGCTTGCGAACGCAGCAAGGCAGCAATCTTGGCCAGCAACTCGCGCAAGCCTTCTACCGTCTCCAGCTCGCCCATTTGCGCAGCAAGCGCAGGTGCAGTCACTGCCGGTTGTTTAGTTGCCAGTACACCGCCGATTGCCGTGATCACCAAAAAGCTGACCGCAAAATTAATCGACAGGAACATGCCTTCGAAAAAGTGTGCAAGGCCGAGTCCGGTAATTCCCAGTTTTGCCAATGCGGTAAAAGCGGTAATAAAACCGCCTATCAATGCCGCCTTCAGCATTGCGCGATATTCGTTGCGGTCACTCGCAATATAGTGTTCGCCATGGCTCGCATTACGCTCAACCATCTTACGTGCCAACAGGGAGAAACTGCGATTGACCAATTCACGCACC is a genomic window containing:
- a CDS encoding c-type cytochrome encodes the protein MKKILALAVVSLSAVVSFNASAESKIDAGKAAVAKFNCAACHGADFNTPIDPAYPKLAGQPKDYLKHALVAYKRGNGVSNGRSNAIMGPLSSALSSQDIDNIAAYLHSLPTTLVLRK
- a CDS encoding c-type cytochrome, giving the protein MKKLFALLALAGVVNIATAAEIVGDAKAGANKVSMCIGCHGIPGYKATFPEVYQVPMIGGQSEKYIVSALHAYKKGDRNHPSMRGIAESLSDQDIADVAAYYTQQK
- a CDS encoding site-specific recombinase, whose protein sequence is MKISFLRIFAVWRRFRRGSLRHHADHARYLQQVEPLVRRADPNASWHARANWMIDLADWIRHEPKVSFLDDSEWRRIKNLRIRFLLDWLDEHRDVRQIVQATLRKTLREATGPELFSATGLPRESAFFSELSERIVKLVLPPPVGQHDLSTLFTAMFQDESDAEWLLELDPRTLSRLWKLGADDGIAHGYRKQIDEAMLYLVTMIISIGISPAFRQRLEPRMPLLATPFMALRRELENYLMTGDRDESALRSVRMLIAVCQAQTDKIYAHLDEYGVSVGLVYNVERMRAQLTRVARLLDLRNTQHAEEGSGQVQAVLVDLIIAHHRRSSVRELVNRSFSLLARKMVERNASHGEHYIASDRNEYRAMLKAALIGGFITAFTALAKLGITGLGLAHFFEGMFLSINFAVSFLVITAIGGVLATKQPAVTAPALAAQMGELETVEGLRELLAKIAALLRSQAAAVFGNLLAVAPVIVGLSFAILFMTGKPVMDTHKAHATIASLSVISVTPLFAAFTGLLLWLASLIAGFADNWFALRRLKDSITYHRRLVHALGPARAERWANWLEHNISGIVGNVSLAILLGMVPVIAHFFGLPLDVRHVTLSTATLAAAVSSIGWEVMATPQFWLACVGIVAIGLLNVGVAFGCALALALRARDVPKRVRRLVFRAMLRRFTLTPYIFFWPTQPESPVPVAQLEDDTQKEEEQAPERPRRDE